Genomic segment of Syntrophomonadaceae bacterium:
TGTCAATATCCACATCGCCAAAAACCCTTTTCTTGGCCGCCGTTACATAGATGTTGCCAGGGCCAACGATTTTATCTACTTTTTGCACCAGCTTTGTACCATAGGCCAGGGCGCCGATAGCCTGGGCACCGCCTATCTTATAAATCTCAGTCACTCCGGCCAGGTCTGCCGCAACCAGAACATAAGGGTTAACTGTGCTGTCTTTTTGAGGTGGTGTAACCATTACAATTTCCGGCACCCCTGCCACAACGGCGGGCAAGGCATTCATCAATACTGAAGAGGGATAGACTGCTGTTCCGCCTGGCACATAAATACCTACCCGCCTGAGTGGCCGGTAAAAAAGACCGAGAATATTGCCCGTCGCATCGGGACTGAGCCAGTTGTTTTTAGTCTGGCGGCGATGGTAAGCGATAATATTCTCTTTAATTATATTTAATGAAGTGAGGAACTCCGGTTCAATTTTTTGATAGGCATGATCGATCTCCTCCTGGCTTACCCGGATATTGTCCAGTTTAAGCTGTACCCCGTCATATTCTAAAGTATATTGAAACAATGCTGTATCACCGGATTCTTTTACAGCTGTCAGCACATTGCCGACCACGTTTTCCACTTCTTGTAATATCTGCAGCTTCTTATTAAGGAGTTCATCAACTGCCGGGTGCCTGCTGGTTATAATTCTCAACACTTCTGTTCGCCTCCATTCCCAACTGCCAATCGCAGATGCTCCACGATCGTATGCATTCGATGATGGTGAATCCGGTAGCTCACTCTATTGGCAATCAACCGCGCTGTTGCTTCAAAAATATCGGCTACGGGAACCAGATCGTTCTCGGCCAGAGTACGGCCAGTAGAAACAATATCAACTATCATCTCCGCCAACCCAACCCTAGGCGCTAACTCAATGTTTCCATGCAATTTTAGAACTTCTACCTGCATCCCCTTGCCGGCAAAATACTCCTGGGCAACCCGGGGAAACTTAGTTGCTACCCGCACCCGGTCAAAATAGGACAGGCCCTGACCGCTTTTATGATATTCCGCGGCTACCTGCTTCGGCACCGCAGCCACAAACCGGCAGCGGCCAAATTTCAAATCAACCAATTCAAAAACCTCTGCCCCGGCTTCAACCACCGTATCTTTGCCGACGATGCCCATATCGGCTGCTCCATAATCGACATAAATTGGGATGTCTGTCGGGCGGCAAATAATATAGCGGATTTGCTCCCGGGGAAAATGAAACAAAAGCTGACGGGATTCGGTTAGCACATTTTCTACCGGCAGTCCGGCCTTTCCCAGTATCCCCAAGGCCTCATCCCCCAGTTTGCCTTTCGGCAAGGCGATAGTCACTTCTTTTTGCATCTAATCCTCTCCTATGGCGATGACCTCTTTGATCCCTTTAGATTTAGCATAGGCATATAATTCAGGTCCTGCTTTCCCGCTCAATTCCACTTCCACTTTGGCCCCGGCCTGGCGCAACTTCGCTGCCGTTTGCAGTACCCTGGCATGGCTGGCTCCGGCCACCAGATAATCCGGTGCCAAAGCCCCGGCTAACCTTGCCGTCGGGCTTGCCATCATCACCCGCTCTATTCCCAGGGCGAATCCGGTGGCCGGACAAGGACAGCCGAACCTTTCCAACAAGTTATCATATCGGCCTCCGCCGCAGACAGGAAAACCAAGACCAGGGGCATAACCTTCAAACACGATTCCGGTGTAGTAATCAAAATCCCGCAACAGCCCCAGGTCGAAAAACACCTGGTCAGCAACTTTATAGGCTTGCAATGCTTCCCATACCTCTGCCAGGTTTTCTAACTCAAGCCTGGCCTCCTCATCTTTGATTAAATTGAAAAATTTCTGTAAAACCGAGTTTCCCCCGTGCAGGTTATAAACAGCCAATATAAGCTCCCGCTGCCCTGGCGACAAGTTGGCTTTTTCGAGCAGCTGTTCAAGTTTAACCAGGTCTTTTCTGCTCATAGCTTGTTTTAACATGTGAATTTCATCGGGAGGCAGGTCTAACTCAGCCAACAAGCGTTTGGTAACTGATATTTGACCGATCCCCAAGCGAAAATTCTCCAGTCCCGCACACCGCAGGGCTTCAATAGCTAAAGCGATCACTTCGGCATCGGCCCAGGGGCCTTTAGCCCCTACCAGTTCTACCCCGGCCTGGTAAAATTCCCGCTGCCGGCCGGTCTGGCTGGATTCATAGCGAAATACATTTGCGATATAAAAAAGTCTCAGCGGAGTTTCCTGTCCCCTCAATAAGCGAGAACCGGTCAACCGGGCAATTGGGGTGGTCATGTCAGGCCGCAAGGCCAGCACAGGGCCCTGCCGGTCTATGAACTTATAAATCATGTCCTCTTCCAGAGTGGTTTCTGCGTTTTGAAAGGTATGGTAATACTCTATAGTGGGGGTTACTACCTCCTGGTATGCCCACTGTTGGAACAGTTTGGCCAACCTGTTTTCCAATTCCCTTTTCTTCCAGGCCTCTCCCGGCAGCCAGTCCCTTACTCCTTCAGGCAGCCGCCAGACCATTATCTTAGCCATGCCTTCGCCCCAATTCCTTTATCATGATAACATATTAACGTAATAATACCACCGGTTCAGAAACCCCGTCAATAAAATTTTTTGCTAAAGAAGAAAACCCCTGCAGGGGGTTTCGGGAAAAATCTATGGTTCCTGATGGCTGTGAAGGCGGCGTAAAATAAGGCGGTAACCGTCAGCGCCATAGTAAAGGGATCGCTTTACCCTGCTGATGGTGGCGGTGCTAGCTCCGGTTACCTCTGCAATAGTGCCGTAAGTATAGTTTTTTTCCAGCATCTTGGCTACCTCAAGGCGCTGAGCAAGGGCTTTGATTTCACCGATTGTGCAAATATCTTCGAAAAAGCGATAGCATTCCTCCCGGTCCTGCAGCAAGAGGACCGCTTCGAACAGGGCATCTACAAAAGGATCCTGCAGCTTGCTGTTAAAAGCCACGCCCGCCACCTCCCTCTAATTCTTATTATTTATTCTACAGACATAAATTAACTCCTTTACCTCTCCCATCAGATCTGGGAAACAAATGCAAATCTCGCTCCAGCCGCATTACCAGCAAAGCCTCATGCCATACTATAGCCAGAATACCCTGGTGTCATGCTAAAGGGAAGACTTGAGCAACAGGTTTGACACTCATCCAGCCAGCGGTTAAAATTAACATAAAATGTTGAATGGGGGAAATTTTAAGTGGCAAGAAGAAAAATCGTTAACATCAACGAGGACCTCTGCGACGGGTGCGGCCTGTGTGTAAGTCCTTGCGCCGAATCGGCCATCACCATTGTGAATGGCAAGGCCAGGGTAATCAGTGATGAGCTCTGTGATGGAATGGGGGTTTGTCTTTCGGTCTGCCCTACGGGAGCTTTGACCTTAGAGGAACGGGAGGCAGCAGATTTTAATCCGGAAGCAGTGGAAGAGCGCCAGCGGGAACTTGCGCATAAAGAGGCCGATGCCCTGTGCCACCGCTGTGGCAGCGATGACCAGGACAGAGCCCTTTTGCAGGTCCGCAAACAGGGCAAACAGCAATGGGTTTGCACCCGCTGTCTGCCCGGCCTTATTCACGGGTAGACTCCCAGACTACAATCGCAGAATGCAGCCGGGGTGAACTGCCCTGGTTTAAGCATGACTTCGATAACCTTGGGCTTATTGCTGCCGGGCTTTCTTGCCAATATCGGTGCGGTAGTGCATAGCCGGAAAGCTAATCCCTGCTACTCTGTTGTAAGCCTTCTGAATCGCTTGTGGAATCGTACCCCCCCTGGATGTGACGCCCAGGACGCGGCCGCCGGCTGTTACAATTTGTCCGTCTTTTTCAGCAGTTCCGGCATGAAACACCATTACTCCCTGCGATTCCTGTTCCACCCATGGATCAAGCCCTGTAATCAGATCACCTTTCCGGTAACTGCCGGGATACCCTCCGGCGGCCAGGACCACACACACAGCCGGATCCGGCAACCATCGGATTTCCTGGCCGGCCAGCCTTTCTTCCACCACCGCCATCATGATGTCCAGCAAATCGGTTTCCAAACGCATCAGGATCGGCTGGGTCTCCGGGTCGCCAAAACGGGCGTTATACTCCAGGACTTTGGGCCCATCTTTGGTGAGCATCAGGCCGGCATATAAAACTCCTTGATAGGGATGGCCTTCCTTCGCCATTCCTTGGATTGTTGGCAGCAGAACTTCTGCTAACACCTGTTGTTGCAGATCCGGGGTAAAAATTGGAGCTGGGGAATAGGCGCCCATGCCGCCGGTGTTGGGACCGGCATCGCCATCAAAAACTCGCTTGTGGTCCTGGGCCGAGACCATCGGGATAATGGTGCGGCCATCGGTAAAAGCCAGCAGGCTGACCTCCTCCCCTTCCAGGTATTCTTCGATCACTACCCTTTCACCGGCCTGGCCGAAGGAACGCTCTTCCATGATCGTATCCACGGCAGCCAGGGCTGTAGCCTCATCCATGGCTACGACTACACCTTTCCCTGCTGCCAAACCGTCTGCCTTCACCACACATGGAGCTCCGTGACCCCGGATAAACTCTCTGGCCTTGTCCGGCTCCCAAAACACCCCGTAACGGGCAGTGGGGATCCCGTACTTCACCATTAATTCTTTGGCGAAAGCCTTGCTGCCTTCGATGGCGGCGGCTTTTTGAGCAGGGCCGAATATTTTTAAGCCCGCTGCCCGGAATTGGTCCACAATTCCCTGCACCAGGGGCCCTTCCGGGCCGACTACGGTCAGGTCTATTTCCTCAGCCTGGGCAAAAGCCAAAAGACCCGGCAGGTTATCTGCTGCAATGTCAACACATTTAGCCAGTTTGGCGATGCCGGCATTGCCTGGGGCGCAATAAATCCTGCTCGCTTTCGTGCTCTGGCTCAGCTTCCAGACCAGGGCATGTTCCCTGCCCCCGCCGCCAATAACCAGGATCTTCATTCATACCAACTCCAATGCTGAATGGTTCTTAATGCTTAAAGTGGCGGTAACCAGTAAATACCATTGCTATACCCAAACGGTCGCAAGCCTCGATGGATTCCTGGTCCCGGAGGGAACCTCCCGGCTGAATGATGGCTTTTATACCTGCCCGGGCAGCCTCCTCCACCGTATCGGCGAAGGGAAAGAAGGCATCAGAAGCCAGGACGGCCCCTTTAGCGGCCTCTCCAGCCTGCTCTAACGCAATCCGGGCCGAACCAACCCGGTTCATTTGCCCGGCGCCAACCCCCAGGGTTGCACTTTCTCTGGCGACAACGATGGCATTTGATTTCACGTGTTTAACCACTTGCCAGGCAAAGGCCAGGTCGTCAAATTCTTCCTGGGCAGGATACCGGCGGGTAACAACACGCCACTGGCCAGGTAAAGCGGTTTGGCTATCCGCTTCCTGGACCAGAAAACCGCCGCTGACTTTTTTGAGATCGAAACTTGAGGCTGCCGCTGCGTCCCCCGCCGCCAACAACCTTAAGTTTTCTTTATGGCGAAGGATTTCCAAGGCCTCTGGCTCAAAGGAGGGGGCAATCACCGCCTCCAGAAAGATCTTGGTTAATTCTTCCGCACAAGGGGCGTCTACCGGCCTGTTCAGACCCACAATTCCGCCAAAGGCTGAGACGGGATCAGCTTGCAAGGCCTTGCGGTATGCGGCCTGGAGGCTGGCGGCTAGAGCTGTCCCGCAGGGATTGGTGTGCTTAATAATTGCCGCTGCCGGCCGGGTAAACTCCCGGACCAAAGACCAGGCGGCGTCCAAATCAACTATATTATTAAAGGAGAGCTCTTTCCCCTGGAGCTTTTCCGCCATCGCCAGTGTACCTGGTCCGGCCTGTTCCTCCCGGTAGAAAGCCGCCCGCTGGTGGGGGTTTTCCCCATAGCGCAGGTCCTGCACTTTAACTCCTGTTAAATTAAAGGTTCCCGGGAACAAATCCCCTGGCCGGCTTGACACAGCATGCAAATACCCGGAGATAGCGCTGTCATAGGCCGCGGTGTGGGCAAAGGCTTCCATGGCCAGGTTAAAACGCAGTTCCGGGCTTAAAGTTTCATTGGCTGCCAGCTCCTCCAGCACCTGGCCATAGCGGTCCGGGTTGACGACTACCCCCACCCACCGGTAGTTTTTCGCCGCCGCCCGCACCATGGCCGGACCGCCGATGTCTATGTTCTCAATAGCTTCCTCCAAACTGACACC
This window contains:
- the hisD gene encoding histidinol dehydrogenase, with the protein product MLRIITSRHPAVDELLNKKLQILQEVENVVGNVLTAVKESGDTALFQYTLEYDGVQLKLDNIRVSQEEIDHAYQKIEPEFLTSLNIIKENIIAYHRRQTKNNWLSPDATGNILGLFYRPLRRVGIYVPGGTAVYPSSVLMNALPAVVAGVPEIVMVTPPQKDSTVNPYVLVAADLAGVTEIYKIGGAQAIGALAYGTKLVQKVDKIVGPGNIYVTAAKKRVFGDVDIDMLAGPSEIMIVADHTANPAWVAADLLSQAEHDPLASSVLCTPETNLAQKVQQEVTHQLTLLPRQEIARASLAQNGGIIITADLAEAMDLANKFAPEHLELALGEPWEWLGKVQNAGTVFLGHYTPEPVGDYFAGTNHVLPTGGTARFFSPLGVETFMRRMSLVSYTKEGLEAALPHIECLARVEGLAAHANAVMVRFQQLDTRRKGEEWNCLGRH
- a CDS encoding ATP phosphoribosyltransferase, coding for MQKEVTIALPKGKLGDEALGILGKAGLPVENVLTESRQLLFHFPREQIRYIICRPTDIPIYVDYGAADMGIVGKDTVVEAGAEVFELVDLKFGRCRFVAAVPKQVAAEYHKSGQGLSYFDRVRVATKFPRVAQEYFAGKGMQVEVLKLHGNIELAPRVGLAEMIVDIVSTGRTLAENDLVPVADIFEATARLIANRVSYRIHHHRMHTIVEHLRLAVGNGGEQKC
- the hisZ gene encoding ATP phosphoribosyltransferase regulatory subunit, which codes for MAKIMVWRLPEGVRDWLPGEAWKKRELENRLAKLFQQWAYQEVVTPTIEYYHTFQNAETTLEEDMIYKFIDRQGPVLALRPDMTTPIARLTGSRLLRGQETPLRLFYIANVFRYESSQTGRQREFYQAGVELVGAKGPWADAEVIALAIEALRCAGLENFRLGIGQISVTKRLLAELDLPPDEIHMLKQAMSRKDLVKLEQLLEKANLSPGQRELILAVYNLHGGNSVLQKFFNLIKDEEARLELENLAEVWEALQAYKVADQVFFDLGLLRDFDYYTGIVFEGYAPGLGFPVCGGGRYDNLLERFGCPCPATGFALGIERVMMASPTARLAGALAPDYLVAGASHARVLQTAAKLRQAGAKVEVELSGKAGPELYAYAKSKGIKEVIAIGED
- a CDS encoding TrpR-like protein YerC/YecD, whose protein sequence is MAFNSKLQDPFVDALFEAVLLLQDREECYRFFEDICTIGEIKALAQRLEVAKMLEKNYTYGTIAEVTGASTATISRVKRSLYYGADGYRLILRRLHSHQEP
- a CDS encoding 4Fe-4S binding protein is translated as MARRKIVNINEDLCDGCGLCVSPCAESAITIVNGKARVISDELCDGMGVCLSVCPTGALTLEEREAADFNPEAVEERQRELAHKEADALCHRCGSDDQDRALLQVRKQGKQQWVCTRCLPGLIHG
- the purD gene encoding phosphoribosylamine--glycine ligase; amino-acid sequence: MKILVIGGGGREHALVWKLSQSTKASRIYCAPGNAGIAKLAKCVDIAADNLPGLLAFAQAEEIDLTVVGPEGPLVQGIVDQFRAAGLKIFGPAQKAAAIEGSKAFAKELMVKYGIPTARYGVFWEPDKAREFIRGHGAPCVVKADGLAAGKGVVVAMDEATALAAVDTIMEERSFGQAGERVVIEEYLEGEEVSLLAFTDGRTIIPMVSAQDHKRVFDGDAGPNTGGMGAYSPAPIFTPDLQQQVLAEVLLPTIQGMAKEGHPYQGVLYAGLMLTKDGPKVLEYNARFGDPETQPILMRLETDLLDIMMAVVEERLAGQEIRWLPDPAVCVVLAAGGYPGSYRKGDLITGLDPWVEQESQGVMVFHAGTAEKDGQIVTAGGRVLGVTSRGGTIPQAIQKAYNRVAGISFPAMHYRTDIGKKARQQ
- the purH gene encoding bifunctional phosphoribosylaminoimidazolecarboxamide formyltransferase/IMP cyclohydrolase, with the protein product MLKRALISVSDKTGVTGFAAGLVLLGWQIVSTGGTFKALQEAGLPVTYVTDITGFPEILDGRVKTLHPKVHGGILACRTPEHLLQLKENGIQPVDLVVVNLYPFQATIARLGVSLEEAIENIDIGGPAMVRAAAKNYRWVGVVVNPDRYGQVLEELAANETLSPELRFNLAMEAFAHTAAYDSAISGYLHAVSSRPGDLFPGTFNLTGVKVQDLRYGENPHQRAAFYREEQAGPGTLAMAEKLQGKELSFNNIVDLDAAWSLVREFTRPAAAIIKHTNPCGTALAASLQAAYRKALQADPVSAFGGIVGLNRPVDAPCAEELTKIFLEAVIAPSFEPEALEILRHKENLRLLAAGDAAAASSFDLKKVSGGFLVQEADSQTALPGQWRVVTRRYPAQEEFDDLAFAWQVVKHVKSNAIVVARESATLGVGAGQMNRVGSARIALEQAGEAAKGAVLASDAFFPFADTVEEAARAGIKAIIQPGGSLRDQESIEACDRLGIAMVFTGYRHFKH